The DNA segment TAAATATGATACCCGTGGCCTTCCTCACATGATACTCGAGCCTCGTCAGACGCTGGAACCAGCGATTCAACGACTTTGCCCCTAGTGCGATGGCGAAAGCGAATATCAAGACTGGAAGACCAGTCCCCACGCCATACACCAGAGGCAGAGTCGCACCGAGTCTATTACTGAGGGCCAGCGGAATAAGGCTTCCAAAAAACAGTGCCGCAGAAATCGGACAAAATGCCAGGGCAAATATCAGACCTAAGACAAATGCCCCTGCAATGCCGGATCCCGCAAGCTTATCCTGATGTTTTTCAGACAGAGAAACAGTTCGGACGTTGAATTTCAGGATACCCAATAGAAATAGACCGCTGAGAATCAGAATTGGGCCAAGTGCCTTGTTCACGTACCGCTGCAGGAAATTCGCCAGCGCAGGGATGCTCAGAAGTGAGTTTATGATGATGAATCCCAGAACTGCGTATGCAACCATCCTGCCTGCTGTGTAGGCGAAGCCGGAAAGAAATATCGCCTTTGGGTGGCCTATCTTTCTGGACAAAAAGGAAATCGCGGCGACATTTGAGGCCAGTGGGCAAGGGCTGATAGAAGTCAGAATGCCCAGCCAGAGTGCATAGGCAAGACCTGCAAGAACGCTGTCCATTATGATACCTTC comes from the Candidatus Eisenbacteria bacterium genome and includes:
- a CDS encoding aromatic aminobenezylarsenical efflux permease ArsG family transporter, translating into MDSVLAGLAYALWLGILTSISPCPLASNVAAISFLSRKIGHPKAIFLSGFAYTAGRMVAYAVLGFIIINSLLSIPALANFLQRYVNKALGPILILSGLFLLGILKFNVRTVSLSEKHQDKLAGSGIAGAFVLGLIFALAFCPISAALFFGSLIPLALSNRLGATLPLVYGVGTGLPVLIFAFAIALGAKSLNRWFQRLTRLEYHVRKATGIIFILVGLYYVRTYLVRVF